The following is a genomic window from Saprospiraceae bacterium.
TCTGGACAGCGGTGCCAACAAAAAAAAGAGACAGGATAAAGCATTGGTAGATAAGATCAGTGCGGTAATCATCCTTCAAAGATATTTAAAACACATATAACGATTTATGATTTTACCTGTTTTTGCATTTGGCCAGCCGGTCTTAAAGAAAAAAGCAATTGACATCAATAGTGATTTTGATGAGCTAAAACAGCTGATAGACAATATGTGGGAAACCATGTACACTGCTCATGGAGTGGGTATTGCTGCTCCTCAGGTAGGAGTATCTATCAGACTTTTTGTCATTGACACTATTCAGATCATGGAAGAAGAAAAAATAGCTGAAGGCATAAAAAAAGTATTTATCAATGCAAAGATCATAGAAGAAACCGGCGAAATGTGGGCATATGAAGAAGGTTGCCTTAGTATTCCTAATATACGTGGTGATGTAGAAAGACAACAAAAAGTCAGGATACAATATCTGGATGAAAACTTTGAAAAACATGACGAAATATATGAGGGCATCAATGCACGTGTTATTCAGCATGAATATGATCATATCGAAGGCATCCTCTTTGTCGAAAAGTTAAAACCTCTGAAAAAAAAATTAATCCAGCGCAAACTGAATGATATCAAAGCAGGAAAAGCAACGGCAGATTATAAGATCAAATTTGTCAGAATGTAATTTTTCACTTCCGCCCAAAATCAGCGGGTATCTCTCCCCATGATACTGTATCCCACTTGATGATCGGATTTGAATACGTATTCTCTTTTAGCCAATTTTCTGCCCTTTCGATGAGTTCAAATAATATTTTATTGTCATCTGTTACTTCAAGTTTTGTTTTTGCTTTTTTAATTTTGACCCATTTTATGGCAATAAGGGAGTCTGAATAAATGGTAGTATGATCGTTCTTAAGTTTTTTCAGCATGGCCAGTCCATGGACCAGCCCCAAAAACTCACCTATATTATTTGTACCATTTTTGAATGGTCCCTGATGGAAAAGCTGCTTTCCTGATTGTGTTTCTACACCTCTGTACTCCATCAAGCCCGGATTGCCACTACAAGCTGCGTCC
Proteins encoded in this region:
- a CDS encoding ribonuclease H family protein, with amino-acid sequence MAKKQKYYVVWEGFTPGIYMTWDECKTQITGHPSAKYKAFENRAEAEFAQKRNYFEFVNKAALPKKESGMKQSRSAIIADSISVDAACSGNPGLMEYRGVETQSGKQLFHQGPFKNGTNNIGEFLGLVHGLAMLKKLKNDHTTIYSDSLIAIKWVKIKKAKTKLEVTDDNKILFELIERAENWLKENTYSNPIIKWDTVSWGEIPADFGRK
- a CDS encoding peptide deformylase, with product MILPVFAFGQPVLKKKAIDINSDFDELKQLIDNMWETMYTAHGVGIAAPQVGVSIRLFVIDTIQIMEEEKIAEGIKKVFINAKIIEETGEMWAYEEGCLSIPNIRGDVERQQKVRIQYLDENFEKHDEIYEGINARVIQHEYDHIEGILFVEKLKPLKKKLIQRKLNDIKAGKATADYKIKFVRM